A region from the Bacteroidales bacterium genome encodes:
- the proB gene encoding glutamate 5-kinase, whose product MDYRDLLKNRKRVVVKVGSSSLSYANGKINYSRLEQVAIVLSKLQAEGRQMVLVSSGATAVGAGRMGITGKPVDKVEKQALAAIGQAGLIKIYQRFFDRHNQVVAQVLLTRDAITVPVRRRNARNTLDSLLEMNVIPIINENDTVSTEQIEFGDNDTLSAYVAELIDADLLVILSDIDGLYSGDPHIDPEAKMISLVTEFSPWLESIASGSASSFGTGGMVTKIVAARICWEAGIDAVIASGEDPSVLVRLLEGEELGTLFAFGSRMTVC is encoded by the coding sequence ATGGATTACAGAGATTTATTGAAAAACAGGAAGCGGGTTGTTGTAAAGGTCGGGAGTTCAAGCCTTTCATACGCCAATGGTAAGATCAATTATTCCCGTCTGGAGCAGGTTGCTATTGTCCTTTCGAAACTGCAGGCCGAGGGCAGACAGATGGTTCTTGTATCTTCCGGTGCAACCGCTGTTGGGGCCGGAAGAATGGGAATTACCGGAAAGCCTGTTGACAAAGTGGAAAAGCAGGCATTGGCAGCCATTGGTCAGGCCGGACTTATTAAAATATATCAGCGTTTTTTTGACCGGCATAATCAGGTTGTGGCGCAGGTGTTGCTTACCCGCGATGCTATTACCGTTCCGGTTCGCCGAAGAAACGCCCGAAATACACTGGATTCGCTTCTGGAGATGAATGTCATCCCTATTATCAACGAGAATGATACCGTTTCAACGGAACAGATTGAGTTTGGAGATAACGACACCCTTTCAGCTTATGTAGCCGAGCTGATTGATGCTGACCTGCTTGTTATACTCAGCGATATTGACGGCTTGTATTCAGGTGATCCCCATATTGACCCGGAAGCAAAGATGATTTCACTGGTTACGGAGTTTTCCCCCTGGCTCGAGAGTATTGCTTCAGGATCGGCATCTTCATTCGGTACTGGGGGAATGGTTACCAAGATCGTGGCAGCACGTATCTGCTGGGAGGCCGGAATCGATGCCGTTATAGCCAGCGGAGAAGACCCGTCGGTACTCGTCAGACTGCTGGAAGGAGAGGAACTGGGAACGTTATTTGCTTTTGGAAGCAGAATGACAGTCTGCTGA
- the argH gene encoding argininosuccinate lyase, with the protein MKLWDKGTALEKLIETFTIGKDNELDVVLAPYDVLGTIAHIRMLKHIGLLTETELKKLEYELIRIYNKIKEGEFRIEEGVEDVHSQIEMILTDRLGDIGKKVHTGRSRNDQVLVDIKLYIRDEIRELTQQTRSLFDLLLNLSEKYKDVLLPGYTHFQIAMPSSFGLWFGAYAESLTDDMQLLLAAYRIANQNPLGSAAGYGSSFPLDRKMTTALLGFDTLSYNVVNAQMARGKVEKIVSFAVGSIASTLGRLAMDACLYSSQNYGFISFPDQLTTGSSIMPHKKNPDVFELVRARCNKLQGVANNLSLILANLPSGYHRDMQVTKEVFMPGFAEIKECLKMTQMMLEHIKVNEHILDDPRYDYLFSVEEVNRLVLEGMPFRDAYKQVGKSIADGTYKHPENIHHTHEGSIGNLCNDEIRKKMDNILESFHFEVIDKAYQYLLQEASM; encoded by the coding sequence ATGAAACTCTGGGATAAGGGCACAGCCCTTGAAAAACTCATCGAAACGTTTACCATTGGTAAGGACAATGAACTTGACGTGGTTCTTGCTCCCTACGATGTTCTTGGAACAATTGCCCACATCCGTATGCTGAAGCACATCGGATTGCTGACCGAGACCGAACTGAAAAAGCTGGAATATGAGCTGATCAGGATTTACAACAAAATAAAGGAAGGGGAGTTCCGCATCGAGGAGGGAGTGGAGGATGTTCATTCGCAGATTGAAATGATACTAACCGACCGCCTTGGTGATATCGGGAAAAAAGTTCACACTGGCCGGTCTCGGAATGACCAGGTTCTTGTTGATATCAAGCTGTATATCCGCGATGAAATCAGGGAGCTGACACAACAGACCAGATCGCTGTTTGATCTGCTTCTGAACCTCAGTGAAAAATACAAGGATGTTCTTCTTCCAGGTTATACGCATTTTCAGATAGCCATGCCTTCCTCTTTCGGTTTGTGGTTTGGGGCGTATGCCGAAAGCCTGACCGATGACATGCAGTTATTGCTGGCGGCTTACCGCATTGCCAACCAGAATCCTCTGGGTTCAGCGGCAGGATATGGGTCTTCTTTTCCTCTGGACAGAAAGATGACGACGGCCCTTCTGGGGTTTGATACCCTGAGCTATAATGTAGTGAATGCGCAGATGGCAAGGGGTAAAGTAGAAAAGATTGTAAGCTTTGCCGTGGGGTCCATTGCCTCTACCCTTGGGCGGCTTGCCATGGATGCCTGTTTATACAGCAGTCAGAACTATGGTTTTATTTCCTTCCCTGATCAACTGACAACCGGATCCAGTATAATGCCCCACAAGAAAAATCCGGATGTTTTTGAACTGGTAAGGGCAAGGTGCAATAAACTTCAGGGTGTAGCCAACAACCTGAGCCTGATACTTGCCAATCTTCCTTCGGGGTATCACAGGGATATGCAAGTTACCAAGGAGGTTTTCATGCCTGGCTTTGCAGAGATAAAGGAATGCCTGAAGATGACCCAAATGATGCTGGAGCATATAAAAGTGAATGAGCACATCCTTGATGATCCCCGGTATGATTATCTGTTCAGCGTTGAGGAGGTAAACCGGCTGGTGCTGGAAGGGATGCCTTTCAGGGATGCTTATAAACAGGTAGGTAAGTCAATAGCAGATGGAACCTATAAACATCCCGAAAACATTCACCATACCCATGAAGGCAGTATCGGAAATCTTTGCAATGATGAGATCAGGAAGAAAATGGACAACATCCTGGAATCATTTCACTTTGAAGTAATTGACAAGGCTTACCAATACCTGTTGCAGGAAGCATCTATGTAA